Proteins encoded within one genomic window of Episyrphus balteatus chromosome 1, idEpiBalt1.1, whole genome shotgun sequence:
- the LOC129906431 gene encoding uncharacterized protein LOC129906431 isoform X2 — protein MNCVLIVFAFLLSLATAETDFTSNSTTIVEFRNRNQLKKLKINFEAYTPQGLRVTVPSIHGIDLFSFQAKVNLPLFKRENGTLVWEIINPLDDKLVKEFPSQQLLVGDVINFWVRIQMNGVSLQSESLSHIIKETVPMNIGQQYSHQSPAHESASHQSASHQRPSYQSNSFQSPPHQSPPLAHSYTPPNQIVPSAKQCECNDNLLNDIWSQLNVTVAKMRTLDESVKPLEEKLNSLTEIVVELVKNMDIGTNLKLVGNLPVQTNPVEDVRHLIVEKLKLFDLRSTILQAEYTSSGISFEVSSSIDKLRILKRSNDILSKLSYQIIDPNQRPAIDFRMA, from the exons atgaattgtgttttgattgtttttgCATTTCTTTTAAGCCTCGCAACGGCTGAAACTGACTTCACAtcaaattcaacaacaattgTTGAATTTCGAAatagaaatcaattaaaaaagttaaaaataaattttgaggcTTATACACCTCAGGGACTTCGTGTTACAGTTCCTTCTATTCATGGGATTGATCTTTTTTCATTTCAAGCAAAAGTTAATTTGCCTTTATTCAAAAGAGAAAACGGAACTCTTGTTTGGGAAATTATAAATCCATTGGATGATAAATTGGTTAAAGAATTTCCCAGCCAACAACTACTAGTTGGAGATGTTATTAATTTTTGGGTACGAATACAAATGAATGGTGTATCTTTGCAGTCGGAAAGTCTTTCTCACATAATTAAAG AAACCGTCCCAATGAATATAGGACAACAATATTCTCATCAAAGTCCTGCTCACGAAAGTGCTTCTCATCAAAGTGCTTCTCATCAAAGACCTTCATATCAAAGCAATTCTTTTCAAAGTCCTCCTCATCAAAGTCCTCCACTAGCACATTCTTACACACCACCTAATCAGATTGTTCCATCAGCAAAGCAATGTGAATGCAATGATAATCTCCTCAACGATATATGGTCTCAGCTAAATGTAACTGTAGCTAAAATGAGAACTCTTGACGAAAGCGTTAAGCCATTGGAAGAAAAACTAAACAGTCTCACAGAAATAGTGGTAGAACTTGTTAAGAACATGGACATTGGTACAAATTTGAAGCTTGTCGGAAATTTGCCTGTGCAAACGAATCCCGTTGAAGATGTTCGTCATTTAATAGTTGAAAAACTCAAATTATTCGATCTCCGATCGACTATTTTGCAAGCTGAATACACATCAAGTggaatttcgtttgaagtttctTCATCTATTGATAAGCTGCGGATTTTGAAAAGATCGAATGATATTCTTTCAAAGTTATCATATCAAATTATAGATCCTAATCAAAGACCGGCAATTGATTTTCGAATggcatag
- the LOC129906431 gene encoding uncharacterized protein LOC129906431 isoform X1, producing MKFALVLLLVLSSQLAFTISASKIAASKNEILTLHYEGMNIDFHLNITVFYPQGLRVSIPHRDGLELFSFHGIVTSRPLFTNSQSDSDDNTFAHDVTSSINGQWVYENQEIKLEKSDVLNYWVFLQYKGTGQRFSDLSYVVKKTVPMNIGQQYSHQSPAHESASHQSASHQRPSYQSNSFQSPPHQSPPLAHSYTPPNQIVPSAKQCECNDNLLNDIWSQLNVTVAKMRTLDESVKPLEEKLNSLTEIVVELVKNMDIGTNLKLVGNLPVQTNPVEDVRHLIVEKLKLFDLRSTILQAEYTSSGISFEVSSSIDKLRILKRSNDILSKLSYQIIDPNQRPAIDFRMA from the exons atgaaatttGCTTTAGTGTTACTCCTCGTGTTATCATCTCAATTAGCATTTACAATTTCTGCCAGTAAAATCGCTGCTagcaaaaatgaaattttaacacTACATTACGAAGGCatgaatattgattttcatttgaatataaCAGTGTTCTATCCGCAAGGATTACGAGTGTCAATACCACATAGAGATGGTTTagaattgttttcatttcatgGAATTGTCACATCGCGACCATTATTTACAAATTCGCAATCGGATTCAGATGATAATACTTTTGCCCATGATGTTACTAGCAGCATAAATGGTCAATGGGTGTATGAAAACCAAGAAATTAAACTTGAAAAGAGTGATGTTTTGAATTACTGGGTATTCCTTCAATACAAAGGAACTGGACAGCGATTCAGTGATCTATCCTATGTTGTTAAAA AAACCGTCCCAATGAATATAGGACAACAATATTCTCATCAAAGTCCTGCTCACGAAAGTGCTTCTCATCAAAGTGCTTCTCATCAAAGACCTTCATATCAAAGCAATTCTTTTCAAAGTCCTCCTCATCAAAGTCCTCCACTAGCACATTCTTACACACCACCTAATCAGATTGTTCCATCAGCAAAGCAATGTGAATGCAATGATAATCTCCTCAACGATATATGGTCTCAGCTAAATGTAACTGTAGCTAAAATGAGAACTCTTGACGAAAGCGTTAAGCCATTGGAAGAAAAACTAAACAGTCTCACAGAAATAGTGGTAGAACTTGTTAAGAACATGGACATTGGTACAAATTTGAAGCTTGTCGGAAATTTGCCTGTGCAAACGAATCCCGTTGAAGATGTTCGTCATTTAATAGTTGAAAAACTCAAATTATTCGATCTCCGATCGACTATTTTGCAAGCTGAATACACATCAAGTggaatttcgtttgaagtttctTCATCTATTGATAAGCTGCGGATTTTGAAAAGATCGAATGATATTCTTTCAAAGTTATCATATCAAATTATAGATCCTAATCAAAGACCGGCAATTGATTTTCGAATggcatag